From the genome of Halomonas sp. 1513, one region includes:
- a CDS encoding thioesterase translates to MFETSIASQWLAHTREHGDLKAWLALVPYARRIGVSAEVDDHGVLFHLAPQQGNVGNVLLPALHGGVVAAFMETAASLDLMLATREPRLPKIIDFSIDFLQAARLAPTQARCRLLREGKRMANVQVTAWQQSEAQPVATARLHFALADPDAASLINRNA, encoded by the coding sequence ATGTTCGAGACATCGATCGCCAGCCAGTGGCTGGCTCACACCCGCGAGCATGGAGACCTGAAGGCGTGGTTGGCGCTGGTGCCCTATGCCCGGCGCATCGGCGTCAGCGCCGAGGTCGACGACCACGGCGTGCTCTTCCACCTGGCGCCGCAGCAGGGCAACGTCGGCAATGTCCTGCTGCCGGCGCTGCACGGCGGGGTGGTGGCAGCATTCATGGAGACCGCCGCCTCGCTGGACCTGATGCTGGCCACCCGCGAGCCGCGGCTGCCCAAGATCATCGACTTCTCCATCGACTTTCTGCAGGCGGCGCGGCTGGCACCGACCCAGGCGCGCTGCCGGCTGCTGCGCGAGGGCAAGCGCATGGCCAACGTCCAGGTCACCGCCTGGCAGCAGAGCGAGGCGCAGCCGGTGGCCACGGCGCGACTGCACTTCGCCCTGGCCGACCCGGACGCCGCCTCGCTGATCAACCGCAACGCTTGA
- a CDS encoding molecular chaperone HtpG: MATATQEETLGFQTEVKQLLHLMIHSLYSNREIFLRELISNAADACDKLRYEALDNDALYENDSELRVEIEVDAEANSVTLRDTGIGMNRDEVIKNLGTIARSGTAEFLQQLSGEQQKDAKLIGQFGVGFYSGFIVADEVVVRTRRAGEPSEAGVEWRSKGEGEFTIAEIERPARGTEIVLYLKDDAKEFADDFRLKSLIRKYSDHIDVPVRMPKVESAKDEDGNPIEGSDVTTWETVNEATALWVRPKSDLSDDDYKAFYKHVAHDFSDPLTWSHNKVEGKLEYTSLLFVPGRAPFDLYERDGARGVKLYVQRVFIMDDAEQFLPLYLRFIKGVVDTKDLSLNVSRELLQQDPQVEKMKSALTKRSLDMLKKLAKDDEAYQTFWNTFGSVLKEGPAEDYANRDKIAGLLRFATTHTDSTTQDQSLAAYVERMQEGQQKIYYIVADSFNAAKNSPHLEIFRKKGIEVLLLSDRIDEWLMSHLTEFDGKSFVDVAKGELDLGEIEGEEEKKAQEETAKAKEDLLKRVKEALGEEVQEVKVTHRLTDSPACVVLPENEMGFQMRRIMEAAGQPLPEVKPILELNPEHALVSRLESAEGDAFGDLARILLDQAIIAEGGHLDDPAAYVKRLNALLTA, translated from the coding sequence ATGGCCACTGCCACTCAAGAAGAAACCCTGGGTTTTCAGACCGAGGTCAAGCAGCTACTGCATCTGATGATCCACTCCCTGTACTCCAACCGGGAGATCTTCCTGCGTGAGCTGATTTCCAATGCCGCCGACGCCTGCGACAAGCTGCGCTACGAGGCACTGGACAACGATGCGCTGTACGAGAATGACAGCGAGCTGCGGGTCGAGATCGAGGTCGATGCCGAGGCCAATAGCGTGACCCTGCGCGACACCGGCATCGGCATGAACCGCGACGAGGTGATCAAGAACCTCGGCACCATCGCCCGCAGCGGCACCGCCGAGTTCCTCCAGCAGCTCTCCGGCGAGCAGCAGAAGGACGCCAAGCTGATCGGCCAGTTCGGCGTCGGCTTCTACTCCGGGTTCATCGTCGCCGACGAGGTCGTCGTGCGGACACGCCGTGCCGGGGAGCCCAGCGAGGCCGGCGTCGAGTGGCGCTCCAAGGGCGAGGGCGAGTTCACCATCGCCGAGATCGAACGTCCCGCCCGCGGCACCGAGATCGTGCTCTACCTCAAGGACGACGCCAAGGAGTTCGCCGACGACTTCCGGCTCAAGAGCCTGATCCGCAAGTACTCCGATCATATCGACGTGCCGGTGCGCATGCCCAAGGTCGAGTCTGCCAAGGACGAAGACGGCAACCCCATCGAGGGCAGCGACGTCACCACCTGGGAGACCGTCAACGAGGCCACCGCACTGTGGGTGCGGCCCAAGAGCGACCTCAGCGACGACGACTACAAGGCCTTCTACAAGCACGTCGCCCACGACTTCAGCGATCCGCTGACCTGGAGCCACAACAAGGTCGAGGGCAAGCTCGAGTACACCAGCCTGCTCTTCGTGCCCGGCCGTGCGCCCTTCGACCTCTACGAGCGCGACGGCGCCCGCGGCGTCAAGCTCTACGTGCAGCGCGTATTCATCATGGATGACGCCGAGCAGTTCCTGCCGCTCTACCTGCGCTTCATCAAGGGCGTGGTGGACACCAAGGACCTGTCGCTCAACGTTTCCCGCGAGCTGCTGCAGCAGGACCCCCAGGTCGAGAAGATGAAGAGCGCGCTGACCAAGCGCTCGCTGGACATGCTCAAGAAGCTGGCCAAGGACGACGAAGCCTACCAGACCTTCTGGAACACCTTCGGCAGCGTGCTCAAGGAGGGCCCCGCCGAGGACTACGCCAACCGCGACAAGATCGCCGGGCTGCTGCGTTTCGCCACCACCCACACCGACAGCACCACCCAGGATCAGTCACTGGCGGCCTACGTCGAGCGCATGCAGGAAGGCCAGCAGAAGATCTACTACATCGTTGCCGACAGCTTCAATGCGGCCAAGAACAGCCCGCATCTGGAGATCTTCCGCAAGAAGGGCATCGAAGTGCTGCTGCTCTCCGACCGCATCGACGAGTGGCTGATGAGCCACCTTACCGAGTTCGACGGCAAGTCCTTCGTCGACGTGGCCAAGGGCGAGCTGGATCTCGGCGAGATCGAAGGTGAGGAGGAGAAGAAGGCCCAGGAGGAGACCGCCAAGGCCAAGGAAGACCTGCTCAAGCGCGTCAAGGAGGCGCTGGGCGAAGAGGTCCAGGAGGTCAAGGTCACTCATCGCCTGACCGACTCGCCGGCCTGCGTGGTGCTCCCCGAGAACGAGATGGGCTTCCAGATGCGCCGCATCATGGAAGCCGCCGGCCAGCCGCTGCCGGAGGTCAAGCCGATCCTCGAGCTCAACCCCGAGCACGCCCTGGTTAGCCGCCTGGAGAGCGCCGAGGGCGACGCCTTCGGCGACCTGGCGCGAATCCTGCTCGACCAGGCGATCATCGCCGAGGGTGGCCACCTCGACGATCCGGCGGCCTACGTCAAGCGCCTCAACGCGCTGCTTACCGCCTGA
- the pntB gene encoding NAD(P) transhydrogenase subunit beta (catalyzes reversible transfer of hydride ion equivalent between NAD and NADP; membrane-bound proton pump that translocates protons from cytosolic to periplasmic side of the inner membrane; forms a tetramer composed of two alpha and 2 beta subunits; AB-stereospecific enzyme): protein MLGQGFVSAAAIAASVLFILSLGGLSNQEKAKRAVWYGIVGMGLAVVFTALGPGIGAYWLMIPMIIAGSVIGWRVAKRVAMTEMPQLVAALHSFVGLAAVFVAWSADLERRRVLAARATEGATEEFSAFAALVATKAPDELTFLQLEVVFAIFIGAVTFTGSVIAFGKLAGKVDGKPKQLPGGHLLNAGAAGLCLLLAIAYVAGAGFWTLLLLAALSFFIGYHLIMGIGGADMPVVVSMLNSYSGWAAAAIGFTLSNDLLIVTGALVGSSGAILSYIMCKAMNRNFLSVILGGFGGTSGPAAEIEGEQVAIDAGGVAASLNNADSVVIVPGYGMAVAQAQNAVSELTRKLRAAGKEVRFAIHPVAGRLPGHMNVLLAEAKVPYDIVLEMDEINDDLPSTDVVIVIGSNDIVNPAAQDDPNSPIAGMPVLEVWRSRVVIVCKRGQGTGYSGIENPLFFKDNTRMFYGDARDSIDTLIPLIE, encoded by the coding sequence ATGTTGGGTCAAGGATTCGTATCTGCCGCGGCGATTGCGGCGAGTGTGCTGTTCATCCTGTCGCTGGGCGGGCTGAGCAATCAAGAAAAAGCCAAGCGGGCAGTGTGGTACGGCATCGTCGGCATGGGCCTGGCGGTGGTGTTCACTGCCTTGGGGCCAGGCATCGGCGCCTACTGGTTGATGATTCCGATGATCATCGCCGGCTCGGTGATCGGCTGGCGCGTCGCCAAGCGGGTGGCGATGACCGAGATGCCGCAGCTGGTGGCGGCGCTGCACAGCTTCGTCGGCCTGGCCGCGGTGTTCGTGGCCTGGAGCGCCGACCTCGAGCGGCGCCGGGTGTTGGCGGCGCGTGCCACCGAAGGGGCGACCGAGGAGTTCTCGGCCTTCGCCGCGCTGGTCGCCACCAAGGCGCCCGACGAGCTGACCTTCCTGCAGCTCGAGGTGGTGTTCGCGATCTTCATCGGCGCGGTGACCTTCACCGGCTCGGTGATCGCCTTCGGCAAGCTGGCCGGCAAGGTCGACGGCAAGCCCAAGCAGCTGCCCGGCGGCCACCTGCTCAACGCCGGCGCGGCGGGGCTATGCCTGCTGCTGGCGATAGCCTACGTCGCCGGGGCGGGCTTCTGGACGCTGCTGCTACTGGCGGCGCTGTCGTTCTTCATCGGCTATCACCTGATCATGGGCATCGGCGGTGCCGACATGCCGGTGGTGGTATCGATGCTCAACAGCTACTCCGGCTGGGCGGCGGCGGCGATCGGTTTCACGCTCTCCAACGATCTGCTGATCGTCACCGGTGCGCTGGTCGGCTCGAGCGGGGCGATTCTCTCCTACATCATGTGCAAGGCGATGAACCGCAACTTCCTCAGCGTGATCCTGGGCGGCTTTGGCGGCACCAGCGGGCCGGCGGCGGAGATCGAGGGCGAGCAGGTGGCCATCGACGCCGGTGGCGTGGCCGCATCGCTCAACAATGCCGACAGCGTGGTCATCGTGCCGGGCTACGGCATGGCGGTGGCCCAGGCGCAGAACGCGGTGAGCGAATTGACCCGCAAGCTGCGCGCCGCGGGCAAGGAAGTGCGCTTCGCCATCCACCCGGTGGCCGGGCGCCTGCCGGGGCACATGAACGTGCTGCTGGCCGAGGCCAAGGTGCCCTACGACATCGTGCTGGAGATGGACGAGATCAATGACGATCTCCCGAGCACCGACGTGGTGATCGTCATCGGCTCCAACGATATCGTCAATCCCGCTGCTCAGGACGACCCCAATAGCCCGATTGCCGGCATGCCGGTGCTCGAGGTGTGGCGCTCCAGGGTGGTAATCGTGTGCAAGCGTGGCCAGGGTACCGGCTACTCGGGGATCGAGAACCCGCTGTTCTTCAAGGACAACACGCGGATGTTCTACGGCGATGCGCGGGACAGCATCGACACCCTGATTCCGTTGATCGAATAG
- a CDS encoding NAD(P) transhydrogenase subunit alpha: MKIGAPKETFAGEARVALTPESAVHLQKLGHACLIESGAGSAAGFSDDAYREAGVSVVDDAAALWRDAEVVIKVREPSDAEADLLHEGQTLISFFWPAQQEALLERCRATGASVIAMDMVPRISRAQKMDALSSMANIAGYRAVIEAGNHFGRFFTGQVTAAGKVPPAKVLVIGAGVAGLAAIGTATSLGAMVRAFDVRPEVAEQIESMGAEFLFLDFDESADGAESGGYAKPSSPEFREKQLALFREQAPEVDIVITTALIPGQPAPKLWLEDMVAAMKPGSVIVDLAAEKGGNCDLTQPDQRVVSDNGVVVVGYTDFPSRMATQASLLYATNVRHMLTDLTPEKDGSIVHDMEDDVIRGATVTHQGEVTFPPPPPKVKAIAAAKPKPKEKAPTPEEKRATELAAFKAQTKRQLTLLGAGGALMLLLGQIAPASFMQHLIVFVLACFVGFQVIWNVSHSLHTPLMAVTNAISGIIILGAVLQIGSGNWVVVVLAAISVLIATINIVGGFLVTRRMLAMFQKS; this comes from the coding sequence GTGAAAATTGGAGCACCCAAGGAAACCTTTGCCGGGGAGGCCAGGGTTGCCTTGACCCCGGAAAGCGCGGTACATCTGCAAAAACTTGGCCATGCATGCCTGATCGAGAGCGGCGCCGGAAGCGCTGCCGGTTTCAGCGACGATGCCTACCGCGAGGCGGGGGTCAGCGTGGTCGACGACGCCGCGGCGCTGTGGCGTGACGCCGAGGTGGTGATCAAGGTGCGCGAGCCCTCCGACGCCGAGGCCGACCTGCTGCACGAGGGGCAGACGCTGATCAGCTTCTTCTGGCCGGCCCAGCAGGAGGCGCTGCTGGAGCGCTGCCGGGCCACCGGTGCCAGCGTGATCGCCATGGACATGGTGCCGCGCATCTCGCGGGCCCAGAAGATGGACGCGCTCTCCTCGATGGCCAATATCGCCGGTTATCGTGCGGTGATCGAGGCCGGTAACCATTTCGGACGTTTCTTCACCGGCCAGGTGACCGCCGCCGGCAAGGTGCCGCCGGCCAAGGTGCTGGTGATCGGTGCCGGGGTGGCGGGGCTTGCCGCGATCGGCACTGCCACCAGCCTTGGCGCCATGGTGCGCGCCTTCGATGTGCGTCCCGAGGTCGCCGAGCAGATCGAATCGATGGGCGCCGAGTTCCTGTTCCTCGACTTTGACGAGAGCGCCGACGGCGCCGAAAGCGGCGGCTATGCCAAGCCGTCGAGCCCCGAGTTCCGCGAGAAGCAGCTGGCGCTGTTCCGCGAGCAGGCGCCGGAGGTGGATATCGTCATCACCACCGCGCTGATTCCCGGCCAGCCGGCCCCCAAGCTGTGGCTGGAGGACATGGTCGCGGCCATGAAGCCGGGCTCGGTGATCGTCGACCTGGCCGCCGAGAAAGGCGGCAACTGCGACCTGACCCAGCCCGACCAGCGGGTGGTCAGCGACAACGGCGTGGTGGTGGTCGGCTATACCGACTTCCCGTCGCGCATGGCCACCCAGGCTTCGCTGCTCTACGCCACCAACGTGCGCCACATGCTCACCGACCTGACGCCGGAGAAGGACGGCAGCATCGTCCACGACATGGAAGATGACGTGATCCGCGGCGCCACGGTGACCCACCAGGGCGAGGTGACCTTTCCGCCACCCCCGCCCAAGGTCAAGGCGATTGCCGCGGCCAAACCCAAGCCCAAGGAGAAGGCCCCCACCCCTGAGGAGAAGCGCGCCACCGAGCTGGCGGCCTTCAAGGCCCAGACCAAGCGTCAGCTGACGCTGCTCGGCGCCGGCGGGGCGCTGATGCTGCTGCTGGGGCAGATCGCCCCGGCCTCGTTCATGCAGCACCTGATCGTTTTCGTGCTGGCCTGCTTCGTGGGTTTCCAGGTGATCTGGAACGTCAGCCACTCGCTGCACACGCCGCTGATGGCGGTGACCAACGCGATCTCGGGGATCATCATCCTCGGCGCGGTGCTGCAGATCGGCTCGGGCAACTGGGTCGTAGTGGTGTTGGCGGCGATCTCGGTACTGATCGCGACCATCAATATCGTGGGCGGCTTCCTGGTGACACGCCGGATGCTGGCCATGTTCCAGAAATCCTGA
- a CDS encoding glycerol-3-phosphate dehydrogenase: MSQQPTRVAVLGGGSFGTALASIAADNGCAVRQWLRDAALAEEINRDQRNSRYLPDYAINPAVHASSDMAEVLDAAELVLVAIPSKAFREVVRQARPYLNAEQILVSTTKGIQEEGFKLMSQILEEETGFSHIGVLSGPNLASEVAQKQLTATVIASDDDLTRARVQSVLGCDYFRVYASNDRYGVELGGALKNIYAIAAGMAAALGMGENTRSMLMTRALAEMSRFAVEQGANPMTFLGLAGVGDLIVTCSSNLSRNYRVGHALGEGRTLDEAVEALGQVAEGVNTVRLVRDKANAEGIYMPLAEGLYQVLFNDVPARQMAKMLMQGEQSSDVEFILSREDVKQARRRETKDGA, from the coding sequence ATGTCACAACAACCCACGCGGGTGGCGGTGCTCGGCGGCGGTAGCTTCGGCACCGCCCTGGCCAGCATCGCCGCCGACAACGGCTGTGCGGTGCGCCAGTGGCTGCGCGACGCGGCGCTGGCCGAGGAGATCAACCGCGACCAGCGCAACTCGCGCTACCTGCCGGACTACGCCATCAACCCGGCGGTGCACGCCAGCAGCGATATGGCCGAGGTGCTGGACGCCGCAGAGCTGGTGCTGGTGGCGATCCCCTCCAAGGCGTTTCGCGAGGTGGTGCGCCAGGCGCGCCCCTACTTGAATGCCGAGCAGATCCTGGTGAGCACCACCAAGGGCATCCAGGAAGAGGGGTTCAAGCTGATGAGCCAGATCCTCGAGGAGGAGACCGGCTTTAGCCATATCGGCGTGCTCTCGGGCCCCAACCTGGCCTCCGAGGTGGCCCAGAAGCAGCTCACCGCCACGGTGATCGCCAGCGACGACGACCTGACCCGCGCGCGGGTACAGAGCGTGCTCGGCTGCGACTACTTTCGCGTCTACGCCAGCAATGACCGTTACGGGGTCGAGCTGGGCGGCGCGCTCAAGAACATCTACGCCATCGCCGCCGGCATGGCCGCGGCGCTGGGCATGGGCGAGAACACTCGCAGCATGCTGATGACCCGGGCGCTGGCCGAGATGAGCCGTTTCGCCGTGGAGCAGGGCGCCAACCCCATGACCTTCCTGGGGCTGGCCGGCGTCGGTGACCTGATCGTCACCTGCTCGTCGAACCTGTCGCGCAACTACCGGGTCGGCCATGCGCTGGGCGAGGGGCGCACCCTGGACGAGGCCGTCGAGGCGCTGGGCCAGGTCGCCGAGGGCGTCAATACCGTGCGTCTGGTGCGCGACAAAGCCAACGCCGAGGGTATCTACATGCCGCTGGCCGAAGGCCTCTACCAGGTGCTGTTCAACGACGTGCCGGCGCGACAGATGGCCAAGATGTTGATGCAGGGCGAGCAGAGCAGCGACGTGGAGTTCATCCTCTCCCGCGAGGACGTCAAGCAGGCACGCCGCCGGGAGACCAAGGATGGCGCTTGA